One Dioscorea cayenensis subsp. rotundata cultivar TDr96_F1 chromosome 19, TDr96_F1_v2_PseudoChromosome.rev07_lg8_w22 25.fasta, whole genome shotgun sequence genomic window, NNNNNNNNNNNNNNNNNNNNNNNNNNNNNNNNNNNNNNNNNNNNNNNNNNNNNNNNNNNNNNNNNNNNNNNNNNNNNNNNNNNNNNNNNNNNNNNNNNNNNNNNNNNNNNNNNNNNNNNNNNNNNNNNNNNNNNNNNNNNNNNNNNNNNNNNNNNNNNNNNNNNNNNNNNNNNNNNNNNNNNNNNNNNNNNNNNNNNNNNNNNNNNNNNNNNNNNNNNNNNNNNNNNNNNNNNNNNNNNNNNNNNNNNNNNNNNNNNNNNNNNNNNNNNNNNNNNNNNNNNNNNNNNNNNNNNNNNNNNNNNNNNNNNNNNNNNNNNNNNNNNNNNNNNNNNNNNNNNNNNNNNNNNNNNNNNNNNNNNNNNNNNNNNNNNNNNNNNNNNNNNNNNNNNNNNNNNNNNNNNNNNNNNNNNNNNNNNNNNNNNNNNNNNNNNNNNNNNNNNNNNNNNNNNNNNNNNNNNNNNNNNNNNNNNNNNNNNNNNNNNNNNNNNNNNNNNNNNNNNNNNNNNNNNNNNNNNNNNNNNNNNNNNNNNNNNNNNNNNNNNNNNNNNNNNNNNNNNNNNNNNNNNNNNNNNNNNNNNNNNNNNNNNNNNNNNNNNNNNNNNNNNNNNNNNNNNNNNNNNNNNNNNNNNNNNNNNNNNNNNNNNNNNNNNNNNNNNNNNNNNNNNNNNNNNNNNNNNNNNNNNNNNNNNNNNNNNNNNNNNNNNNNNNNNNNNNNNNNNNNNNNNNNNNNNNNNNNNNNNNNNNNNNNAtggaattatttaaattttgtgccACCAGTAATGTTATGGAGTCAAACAACTTCCGACTGATGTAAATTCTTTGGATTAATTTAATCATACTAcgctatgtatatatatgtattgaatACTCACGTTAGTGTGGTTGTGATGGGTTTATACATTTTATGATTGGGCTTTTTGGACCATGGCCCATGAGAGTCACCATCAGTTTAAATTAACGTTATATATTAAGGTGTTGGAGATAAATGAACAATTTGGATATTTATGATGTTATTAAAAAGGCATTTTATATTGCATATATGATTCCCCATGTCCGATCCTCATCACTGCCCAGGaaatataattaatgatattaaatttttcaagagaaatatatgtttgttttgataGTTCCAAACCTCTACCATACCAATTAAAAGCATAAAGAACATGAATTTAAGTAGAATAAAGACTCTCAATTAAAACCTATTTtaaattcatcaaatttaaaaataaaaataagtaaaaattatttttgaccATTTAATTATATGATCCACTGCCTGCCCCTGTTACGACTCTCTCTGGGTGATGGATAAACCACGGgcaattaatagaaaaatcagtACAAACATCAACAACCACTAGGTGTAGTacgaaacaaataaaaaaaatacaacaaacaagataaaacaaggCCCCCAACCCAGATACAACAAACAAGATAAAACTAAACCCCCAACCCATGAATGGGCAAATAGAAGAGGGGTAAAACCCATGAATGAGACATCCTTATCCACTTTGTAATATTCGCCTTTGAGTTATGGAGACAGATACATGCTTTCATATTACAAATCAAAAGACAATATAATCCAAGCTCTCTTTATTAATTACCAGCATAAATATCCTTCAATCTTTGGACCTACAATACTCTGCATGGAGACAATAGCTTTtaacttctaaaattttatgaaagtggataaatcacactttATACAAACAACAAACCAAATACAGAAAAAGATAGCTTTTTAACTTTTTGGATACATATATCCTTTAACAAAgaacatcatttatatatatatatatatatattgaactttTGGATACACATTTTCAACAAAGaacatcattttatatatatatatatatatatagaactttTGGATACACATTTTCTAATACAAGAACACTCATCTTTTAACAAAGAACATCATTTCATtactacacacacacacatatatatatatatatataagttggcAGAAGAACAGACAAATATGAGTccttttttgaaataaaagacaagcaatattttatatttagtatatataagTGCACATACATACAgatatgttgatgatgatgatgagttcaCTGCTTATCCATCTTTCAATTCAATTTTAttcagaaataaataaacaaaaacaagaaccaTTCAATTTCATGGTAGCAAGATTGCCACTTAAAAAGGAGAGATTCAATGACAGACATGTTTCATGGGCAACAGTGATGCCCAGGTTGTCATCAACTCATGAAACAAACTTTTTATTCCAAAATGTAGGACCATCTGAGCATTCGCACAACTGGAAAGTCAACAAATTACATGCTCCACTTAAAAATCTCAAAGCTTTCATTAATCACTGTTAAGAACTTAAGGACATACCCATGCATTGCATGCTGTTTGTTCTTCACTCCCAGTGATCAGAGCTTGGTAGCcttcaaaaacaaattataaaaaaaaagagaagaagataaacaCATCACTACttgataattttcttattttccaaAACCTGTACTCCAGTTCTATATATAGAAAGCAAAAGGGGCTTTCAATGATTGACAAGCTCTTACCCAAGTTTAAGTGATGTATCAGAGGGTTGATCACAATGTTCTGGAACTGATTCAGAGGAACATTGGACATCTTCATGGAAACCATTCATTGGGTCATGATCAATCACAGCCTGCTTCTCAACCATGCACATCTCCTCCATCTATTTAATTCTTCAAACTCCATGTTATAGCATTTCTTTATACATATaacaatgcatgcatgcatgcacactcattataaatcaagcaaaagaaataaacacAGAAAGACCTTTTCTTTCAGCCTCTTATTTTCCTCCAGCAATTGCATTCCCTTCAATATGGCAGACAATCAATACATACATAGATACTTAATTTAAAGGAAAACCAAAGAGAATAAGAAATAAGAGCATTAAGAGAAACTTATATTTGTCACCTTTTGTTGGAGGCTATTTAACTCTTCCATTATTTGTTGTCCCTGAAAACAGATGgttattagaaaatatttggATAATGTAAATGTGCATTattagaaagagagaaaaaacatAGTCATATTAACAACAGAGACTATCAATATTGCTAAGGGGAAGTAACAACTATATAAAGCAAtaatgtaattatataaatactcaTATAAAGTAATTAATATCATGTACATATACCTTTCTTTCAATCACACGAGCTAATCCAATATCAATTGTTCTCTCAAGATGCACTAACTCCTCCAAAGTTAATCCCTGGAGGTCTTCCCCTCTCATTTGTCTGCAATGGCTTAAAGCATTATAGTTCCccacataaaattataaattgatgatTGTTAATTTATACCAAAATAATATGAAAGAACTAATTAACCTCAATTGGCGAAGTTGATCAGCATAATCTTTCATCAAAGCTGCATAGCCACTGTTGTTTttctaaagaaataaaatgaaataaaaaaacagtaaCAATTCCATCTCATTTCAATAATTAGAAATGCAGGGAGacattcttatatatatagtacaataTATGGTACAAtacaatgaagaaaatcataatTAGTCTTCAAacatattaaattaccgcatatatatatatatatatatatttgaatttctttCAAAGATTAATTCAAGACTTTCATGTTTCCAATGTGGTTTGATTTTTCTCATTATTCTTTACAACATAtatattctgtttttttttaccctCTATGATCGTATGATATTATAAGCATGGATTGCGAGTCTAAACActcaatcaatgcattcaagaacgtatatatatatatatatatatgaacttggaCTTACTAAGACACAATATAATGGCCCACAAAAATATCATGCTTTTATAAGTTACTAAAACAAACTGCGTTCCTTCTATTTCAaataaacttatatatgttCTCCGCTCAAGATTAATCTGTTCATTTGACTcggttttaatgaaaaaaatgcgCAACGCATACATACGCACATAGATATAACCTATATACAAAGTAATTGATATAGGactcttaatttattttgtcaTGTAACATGTTTGTCAGTTGTAATTATTCATCTCACCTTTGAAAATATATTAGCAAGAAAATAAGCCCAAATTTTTTTGGGTCAATTTTCTTTCACTACCTCCGTCTTATTATAAGTATCCACCTTAATCATTCataaagggtaaaaaaaatagttaaaatttaaaattttatgaacacTTTCAATCGATCTTGACGAGAACaatacatttaaataaattaataaagttaaatttaaatacATTAATAAGGTTAAATTAATTATGTGGATGAGTAATCTGAGACATGGAAAACTTTTAGAATagtcatttatattttttacttggCAACTAATTTTTATAGGTAAATTTGGGTTACTTTTcttaaacaatattaataaaaactattactTTATTAAATAGAATCTAAATAGTTAAATTTGGGACTTAGTATTAATTAATAGagataaatatgatatatacaaCCACGTAAATTATTAATCGATTTTAACACCTAATAGAATATGATATTGGCAACACAAAGAAATAGTTCCAAGGAGATagttgtcataaaaaaaaaactgttatatgaatttttttaagataaaaggGCAAACTACATTAGGGGTGCATAGTGTGTGAAGTTAATATCTCAACACACCTGTGCTTTCACCCTATATGAGTTGAGGTTtaacctattttttttaacaagacaTAAAAACCCTACACAAAATACCCGATGTTAATAGACCAAAAGGTGATTTGGCCATATGaatcatttcatttggtttggttttaataaaaaaactttaaattaacTTGTTACCAAAGTAGTTTAAATCTATCAAACGATTAAAAATCTGCACCTCTACTACTCTTATACAATTTACACTAATATTTTTCCCCAGAACAGTGAAAATTAATGGAGCAAACATAATCATATTTTATGTTATGCGATTTTCAATGCGGCGGTTTAATTAAATGTCCTTGCTTAAGATGTTAACCATCATTCCTCTTATTAATAACTCTAGAAATTTCAATCACAGAAAAGGTTCCACTTTTCTTAACTAGAAGTTTCTCCGCaaacttttctctctctctctctttctctctctctgtgtaTGAAACTTTTTCTCTCTCACTCCAATGACTCCATGAGCTGTCTTATCTGGAACATTCCACTACTAAGCCCATAAACTTCACCTTTTATCCGGAACCTTCTTTCCTCTATCTCTATAAATTTCATTAAGCAACTACTGATTGGGAGCCTCGTTCATTATTGGAGAGGCATGCTTCCACTTTGGGCTGGGTCTTAAAAAGGTCGAAGTCTACATTtctcaaattttcttctttatttttcattgaattgtttttttttcttttaactttaattatatGGAAAAATAGAGTCACACTTTTGTTAATACAGACATAATAGCtagtttaaatgtatatatatatatacatatatagatttAAGGCACAAGAAAGAAAGATCCGTAGCAGCAAGTTGAACTACTACTTTATAGCATATCAAAGCcatcaagatttttttattttttatttttttttccagagaaaacatctttttaaaatgtttggaAATTgtgtaaaaatcaaattaatgtaGTTACAAGATTAAAATGTTTCACAACCAATTAATAGGGTGTAGACCATTTTGAATACTATTAAttaagaataatatttttttaaaaaaaatcctattacTAAGTTAAATTAAGTTGAAATAAGAGTTAGTAATCTTATCCAAATTTCTCCATTAAAAGTCCTTTGATCTAGCAAGATTGGTCCAatgcaaaaaattttatttgtaaatttttaccGATTAAATACACTAATGTCAAAAATCTACGGCTGTAGCTAGGAGTGAGTTTATGCACAACTCAATCTCTTTGTTGGTTGGGTGAGAGTGCACAAACTGTCATTGTCCTATGTGTACGTTTTGAAATGTAATGTATATACATTTGTTCCATttgtttaaaaagataaatctcCATAATTTATTCATCTTTGTTGTATATGGCTCATATATAAGGGTGAACGTGGTACATaggtattttgataaattgtactataaggtttatatatatatatatataatatgtaacCCTAATTAATTCTAATAAGAGAATCGGCAATCGCTCCGCTCCCGAGGACGTAGGCATACTTTCCCGAAAATCGTTAAATCTCGGGTCTTTGTGTGATTACTTTCAAGTTTTCCTATAAATTCTTGTTCTATTTCTCAACAATTAGTATCAGAGAGGTTTGTTGAAGAAAATGAATCTCGTTGCGAAGTTTGATGTGGAAAAGTTCGATGGAACTGGGAACTTCGGTTTATGGCAACAGAGGGCAACGATTTGTTGGCGCAGCAAGGGATGCTAAAAGCTTTGTGGGAGACTAAACCTTCAAGGCATTAATGATGCCAATCGGGAGGAATTGTAGGCGAGAGCAGCAGCAGGGGTAATTCTGCTTTGTTTGGCAGATGATGTTTTATATCACATCATGCATCTCTCATCTCCAGTGGAGGttagaaaaaaattggaagCCCGATATATGTCAATATCTttgacaaataaattatatcTAAGTTTagccttatatcagtttgagcactaactttcaatttgtatcaaaatgagcaccaaattttaattttatttttccggTGGGGTAATTGGGGgtttttagtggatttttggtgatgtggaaGTCAGAAAACTTGCGTGGATGCCTTGGATCTATGTCACAAACTCATCAACTCAGCCACTTAATCAATGTGGCTTTTTTTTTGTACACGTAGGACGTACAATAGTTGACGTGTACATCCTACATggacaaaaaaacattatattgGTTAAGTAACTGAGCTAGCGAGTCGGTGATGTGGACTTAAGGCATTCACGTAAGCTTTCTGGCATCCACATCAGCAAAAATCCACCAGAAACCCCCAATTACCGCAccggagaaatgaaattaaaatttgatgctcattttgatacaaattgaaagttagtgctcaaactgatataaggctAAACTTAAGtactcactagaaaaatttacCCTTACTTTCAGGTTTTCCTATTAATCCTTGTTCTATTTCTCAACAATTAGTATCAGAGAGGtttgttgaagatgatgaatatcGTTACGAAGTTTGATGTGGGAAAGTTCGATGGAACTAGGAACTTCAACTTATGGCAACAGAAGGCAACGATCTGTTGGCGCAGCAAAGGACGCTGCAAGCTTTGTGGGAGACTAAACCTTCAAGGCATGGATGATGCCGATCGGGAGGAATTGTAGGCGAGAGCAGCAGCAGCGGTAATTCTGCTTTGTTTGGTAGATGATGTGTTATATCAAGTCATGCATCTCTCATTTCCAATGGAGGTTTGAAAGAAATTGGAAGCCCGGTATATGTCAAGATCTTTGACAAATAAACTATATCTAAAACAGAAGCTATATGGGTTAAAGATGCAAAAGGGTGGAGATCTAGCGGCACACATCAACTACTTCAATCAAACCATCAGTGATTTGCAAAGAATCGAGGTTCAGATTGAAGATGAGGATAAGGTAATGATACTATTGTGCTCTTTACCGCCTTCATACGAACAGCTGGTGATGACACCCACATAGGGTAAGATACGGTAAAGGTAGATGAGATTACTACTACAGTGTTGGCCTATAACCAGCGCAAACAGAGTAATTTTGAGGGTTATGTGACGGAAGGTCTTTATGTGAAAAAATCAGGATCGTGgaagaaagcaaagaaagaaaattttggaaaaagaaattcTAGGTCAAAATCCAGAGGCAGAAAACCTATACAGTACTACAGATGTCAGCAGTTTGGGCATATTCGGAAGGATTATCcaatgaaagaagaagaagtttgaagaaAGAATCGATGATTCATCAAAATATGTAAACATAATTCAGAAAAATGATTCAGATTGCAGCAATGGTtatcttctttttgtttcctcATATCAGCCATCGGACTCATGGGTTTTGGATACAggttgttctttccttatgactCCCAACAAAGACTCGTTCAGTTCATACACATTAGACAGTCTCTCGGTTTTGTCTACATGGGCAAGAACAATGCATGTGTTGTTGCTAGAAAGAGACATATTCGAATTCAGATGCATGGTGGCGTTGTCCATACTTTATATGATGTCAGGCATGTTCCggaattgaagaaaaatttgaTTTCACTTGACACTCTGCATGGGAACGATTTTGGTTATAAAACCAACAATGATTGCATTAGGGTGAGCAAAGGTGCATTGGTAGTAATGAAGGCAAAAAGGTCTGCTGGGAACATCTACAAGTTGATTAAGAATATAGTTGTAGGTGGAGCAGCAGTTGCAGAATCAAATCATGACACAACCTTTCTGTGGCACATGAGATTAGGTCATCTCAGTGAAACTGGGATGGTTGCTCTTCACAAACGAGGGTTACGTTGCTCAAGGAAGTTAGTTGTTGCAAATTAGGCTTCTACAAGTATTGTTTGATGGGGAAACAATCCAGAGTGAagttcaaggttggaaaacacaaccgagaaaattctagATTATGTACATACTGATATATAGGGGCCGACCAGAGACCTGTCATTAGGGCGATCTCAGTATTTTGTGACCTTTATTGATGACTTCTCATAGAAGGTCTGGGTATATTTTCTGAAACACAAATCTGAAGTCTTCTCAAAATTCAATTCCTGGAAAGCAGAAGTTGAAAACCAGACTAGCAGAATGATTAAAAATCTGAGTTAAGATAATGGCACGGAGCACACAGATTCACAGTTTCTGAAATTTTGTAAGGACCAGGGCATTCAGAGGGACTTCAAGGTTCGCAAAATACCTTAGCAGAACGGTGTTTCAAAAAGGATGAACAGATCTATTGCTGAAAGGGCAAGATGCTTGAGGTTGAATGCAGGACTTTCAAAGAGTTTCTGGTCAAAAGCAGTCAACATAGCGTGTTACCTTATCAACAGATTACCAAGGGCCTTTTTGGATAGGATGACCATAGAGGAAGTGTGGACAGGTAATGACATTGATTTTTCAggattaaagatttttttatgtcTGGCTTATGTGCATATTCCTGATGATGAAAGGTCCAAGCTTGATCCAAAGTCTAAAAGATATATCTTCTTGGGATATGTCAAAGGGGTCAAGGGTTGTAATCCAATGGCGAAGAAGATGCTGCTCAACAGAGATGCAGTGTTTGATGAGCAATCCATGTTGTAGGAAAGTGGTAAAAATCATATGCcgattttagttaaaaaaaagagaaaatacagTGCAGATGGAGGTGGAACTTCAACAACCTGAAAAGGCTGAGAGTTCAAGTTAAAAAGACGAAAGATCAATTTCAGATGGTGAACTGGGACGACCCAAACGCACAATTAAGCCACCAACTAGATATGGTTTTGAAGATTTAGTTGCTTTTGCACTTAAAGTTAGTGATGCAAATCCTACTTCTTTCCAAAAAACTATGAGTGATCAAAATAAAGATAAGTGGCTTAGTGCTATGGTTGAAAAGATAAGAGTCTCTCATAAAAACAAAACCTGGGAGCTGGTTGAGCTTCCTCCAGGTAAGCGGGCTATTGGGTGCAAGTGGGTCTACAATAAAAAGCAATCATTATCagaaaaagaaggggaaaagttTAAGGCTAGACTTGCGGCAAAGGGGTACTCACAGCAAAAGGAAATATACTATGATGAGATCTTTTCTCCTATGGTCAAACACACTTCTATCCGAGTAGTGTTGGGCCTTGGTAGCCAGATGGATCTACACTTAGAGTAGATGAATGTGAAGACAGCTTTCCTTCATGGTGATTTGGAAGAACAGATTTACATGGAGCAACAACAAGGTTTTGTTCAACCTGGGCAGGAGCAATTGGATTGCAGCCTGAAAAGATCACTCTATGGTTTGAAGCAATCTGTACAGCAATGGTACAAACAGTTCGATTTGTACATGATCCAGATTGGCTACAAACATTGTGAGTATAATTGTTGTGTTTATGTTCGAAGCCTTGATGATGgttctgttatttttttactacTGTATATAGATGATTTATTAGTTGCTGTGAAGAATATGAGTGATGTAATAGAATTGAAAGCCTTATTGGGGAaagagtttgatatgaaagatatgGGAGCTGCAAAGAAAATTCTTGGTATGGAGATACGCAGGGATAGAAGCTCAAGGAAACTGTGATTATCTCAGCGACATTTTGTTGAGAATATGTTGGACAGATTTGGTATGAACAGAGATAAATCAATTAGCACTCCATTGGCTGCCCACTTCAGACTCTCCCAAGATCAATGCCCAAAATCAGAAAATGAGGTTGAAGGCATGTCTTCAGTTCCTCATGCTTGTGTAGTTGGTTGCCTAATATATGTTATGGTTTATACAAGATCAGATGTGGCACATGTTGTTAGCCAGGTTAGTAAGTTTATATCAAAGCCTGGTAGACATTGGGAAGCAATCAAATGGATTTTCATGTATCTCAGAGGCACTGCAGGTTATGGTCTTGTGTTTGGCAGTGAAGAGGGTAATCTTTCAGTTGAGGGGTATGTGGACTAAGATTACGCAGGAGATTTAGATGACATGAGGTCTACTACAGAATATGTCTTTACTCTTGCAAAAGGGCCTATTTGTTAAAAGTCTACTATTCAGTCTATTATAGCATTGTCTACAACTGAGGCAGAATATATTGCAATTGTAGAGGCTGCTAAAGAAGCTTTATGGCTTACAAAGCTAGTTAGAGAATTGGGTATTGAGCAAAGTGGCGTTAGAGTGCATTGTGATAGTCAAAGTGCAATCTATTTGGTAAAGAATCAAATCTATTATGCTAGAACCAAACAAATTGAGGTGAGATTTTACAAAATCAGGGAATTGATGGCATTTGGTCAGATATTATTAGAGAAGATTCACAACTCAGAGAATGCAGCTGATATATTCACAAAGACAGTAACTACAGAGAAGTTCAAGCATTGCTTGGATTTGATTTATGTCTCTAAATGCTAAGGAGGCATGGCACCCAACCTATCAAGATGAAGAGATACTCCCTGGTTCTCAATCTCCATGGGGTATATTCGCCTAAGTGGAGATTGTTATATATGGCTCATATATAAAGGTGAACATGCAGGTGCCCCCGCGGTACAgtacaagggtattttggtaaattatgCCGGgtaggatttatatatatatacatggaataTGTAACCCTAATTAATTCTAATAAGAGAATCAACAGTCGCTCCGCTTTCGAGGATGTAGGCATACTCTGCCGAACCTCGTTAAATCTCGTGTCTTTGTGTGATTGCTTTCAGGTTTTCCTATTAATCCTTGTTCTATTTCTCAGCAATCTTTTATCATCTTGTGTTAGAAAGGTAACCTAAAATAATAAACCtaacttttttttaagaagTTATGAATATTTGAACTTtctctttgatatttttatatgcAATAACGGACAGATTTGTATTATTAACGAGTTGGCATGCAAAGAGCCATTACTTATGAAGGCTAGGAATAAATTAAAGTCCCAAAgtagaaaaaaatcacaaagaCTAAGCAAAACATCGATATATATGTAGTGattaatcatttatattttctatttccaTCCAAACTTATAGAAGACAATCGAGCCTAGCTAGACAACCAGATTGGCTTACTAAATGTAACCTGAAAACACTTTAATTACTTTAAATATTTGGGTTAACTGCATTTGAACCACCAAAATACTAAAACTTCGAGAGTTAATTTTGACTTCATGCATGTTAGCACACACAATGAGCTTGCACGTTTGTTCTAACAACAATAAAAACCCCCTAAACCTTTATCTCTTAGTTGTATATCTAACTAATTTAGCAAGTTTAACATACCAAAACATATAAGAATCCATTTTAGCTTCATTAATTTGTcctaattaaaaaagaaatatccAAGTGGGCCCATTGAAGTTCATGCAACACAGGACACGTGCATGCATACATGGAAGTACCAttacatgcaaaacaacacattcTCATCTCTCATTTAAAGtgaacatatatattcatgttccTCTCAATTTTgaacttcaaataaaatatgtaacTTGTTTCGTGGAATAAAGAAGTTGTAGTCTTAATTGGAAAGTTATTCGAACATAAATGAGTAATATTACGGAGATATATATAAAGCTACACTAGTAACAATAGGGATGAAAAGAACATTAATCAGATTAGTCAGCTAATGAGAATATGAAAGAGAAAACGTTAGAATGGGCTTACGAGTAAATCCAGAGTTTGTTCATCTGGTTTCACAGAGTTGTCAGGTTGTATACTGTGCTTATGAAGGATCTCACACATGCTTCATTGATACATGAA contains:
- the LOC120249600 gene encoding MADS-box protein JOINTLESS-like; the protein is MARDKIKIKKIDNATARQVTFSKRRRGLFKKAQELAILCDVDVGLIVFSASGKLSDYASSSMCEILHKHSIQPDNSVKPDEQTLDLLKNNSGYAALMKDYADQLRQLRQMRGEDLQGLTLEELVHLERTIDIGLARVIERKGQQIMEELNSLQQKGMQLLEENKRLKEKMEEMCMVEKQAVIDHDPMNGFHEDVQCSSESVPEHCDQPSDTSLKLGLPSSDHWE